The sequence CTTCATAGAAATTCAACCCGTTTCAGATGCACTGGAAATTATCGGGGGCAAATGGAAGTTTCCCATTATTTTCAGTTTATGCCACGGCAAAAAAAGATATAAAGAATTAGAGAAAGATTTGAATGGCATATCGCCTAAAGCATTAACCAATGCATTAAAAGACCTTGAAATAAATGGGTTGGTTAAACGGGAAATTTTTGCAACTGTTCCTGTAACAGTTGAATATAGCCTGACACAATATGGCAAAGATTTAAAACCCGTTTTGTTATCTATACAGGAATGGGGCAAAAAGCACAGAAAGAAAATTATGCAAAAATAATCCCCTTATACCCGCGGCAACTATTTTACAGCAC is a genomic window of Paraflavitalea devenefica containing:
- a CDS encoding winged helix-turn-helix transcriptional regulator, which codes for MAKNDNFIEIQPVSDALEIIGGKWKFPIIFSLCHGKKRYKELEKDLNGISPKALTNALKDLEINGLVKREIFATVPVTVEYSLTQYGKDLKPVLLSIQEWGKKHRKKIMQK